A genome region from Camelina sativa cultivar DH55 chromosome 10, Cs, whole genome shotgun sequence includes the following:
- the LOC104716579 gene encoding DNA mismatch repair protein MLH3-like isoform X1 produces MKTIKPLPEGVRHSMRSGIIMFDMSRVVEELVFNCLDAGATKVSIFVGVVSCSVKAVDDGSGVSRDDLVLLGERYATSKFHDLETASEVFGFRGEALASISDISLLEIRTKAIGRPNGYRKVMKGSKCLHLGIDDDRKVPGTTVTVRDLFYNQPVRRKYMQSSPKKVLESIKKCVFRIALVHSNVSFSVLDIESDEELFQTNPSSPAFSLLMRDAGTEASNSLCKVNVTNGMLNVSGYVSGPGDSFKALQYIYINSRFISKGPIHKLLNNLAASFECTDDWKPTDGLQTGRRNRIQSNLGYILCITCPRHLYEFSFEPSKTHVEFKNWEPILAFIGSIILANWKKDTSLEVFDGGADLLAKGDTQDLRLQEDWPEALEPTKKKLKRSNDQARCSFLSSPAAEVKRNGDYMSEGKGEWSVQCEFDMNIENLKEQDTVAKFDCQTDSLPQSCNTDFPQVTDLLETSFVAGVTCSKQSLKRCQSSTTRNIDIDLRKDSDELNFQFGGYKDELNVSNFTGMHLLRGCSSRGSLTLKEPIRTHDERSGSVMPLILNSDQSNSLIGVLETREGGSQSDIFSDTLEFHGITKTLDCSLGSSWQDTDWFTPQRSSFSRSVGEDFNISPIDTAEFFSYEDKNFRKKYLSSVNVRNSGAESFCLSSELSPMFPTPPSATKWKSDYEKGCQILEGSLRLERMPDPEYLFTAANTIKFDHEVIPQMDCRETNTDSFTDIQNCSQSDEKVCKSLWGHADNVGIEQFSIRKDKFSYRDFRQNNDDEQRSRRSRSAPPFYQDKKKFISLNCRSDTKSKNSDPSEPDDLECLTQPYNTSHMHPKPIIIDDVSYGHIQETEKRLISASDLKASADCRTVHSETQKEDGDKDFRSKDYVVRDKSTTKWGHNCSVSQVTQIDRVAKESNELHDQDSVLDICAGLLHLRSDELLVPESINRHSLQDAKVLQQVDKKYIPIVACGTVAIVDQHAADERIRLEELHKKVLAGEARTVTYLSADEELVLPEMGYQLLQSYSEQIRNWGWICNINVEGSTSFKKNMSIIQRKPTPITLNAVPCILGVNLSDVDLLEFLQQLADTDGSSTIPPSVLRILNSKACRGAIMFGDSLLPSECSLIMEVLKQTSLCFQCAHGRPTTVPLVNLKALHRQIAKLGSRQLWHGFQRREITLDRAKSRLDKAKS; encoded by the exons ATGAAGACGATCAAGCCTTTGCCCGAAGGTGTTCGTCACTCCATGCGTTCTGGAATTATCATGTTCGACATGTCGAGGGTCGTGGAGGAACTCGTCTTCAACTGTCTCGATGCTGGTGCGACCAAG GTTTCTATCTTCGTTGGTGTTGTTTCGTGCTCTGTCAAGGCTGTGGATGATG gaTCAGGCGTTTCCAgagatgatttggttttgttgggaGAAAGATATG CTACTTCAAAGTTTCACGATTTGGAGACAGCCAGTGAAGTTTTTGGATTTCGTGGAGAGGCGTTAGCTTCAATATCAGATATCTCGTTACTGGAAATCAGGACAAAAGCTATTGGGAGGCCTAATGGTTATCGAAAGGTTATGAAG GGATCCAAGTGTCTACATCTTGGAATTGATGATGATAGAAAAGTCCCTGGCACGACTG TAACGGTCCGAGATCTGTTTTACAATCAGCCAGTGAGACGAAAATATATGCAATCCAG CCCCAAGAAAGTTTTGGAATCTATCAAAAAGTGTGTGTTCCGGATTGCCCTTGTGCACTCCAATGTTTCCTTTAGTGTTCTTGATATCGAAAG TGATGAAGAGCTTTTCCAAACCAATCCTTCTTCTCCAGCATTTTCATTATTGATGAGAGATGCAGGGACAGAGGCTTCAAACTCGCTTTGTAAAGTAAACGTTACAAATGGCATGCTGAATGTCTCTGGATATGTATCTGGTCCTGGAGATAGTTTCAAG GCCTTGCAGTATATAT ATATCAATTCAAGATTCATAAGCAAAGGTCCCATACATAAGCTGCTGAACAACTTGGCTGCTAGTTTTGAGTGTACGGATGACTGGAAGCCTACAGATGGGTTACAAACAGGAAGACGTAACAGAATTCAATCCAATCTTGGTTACATTTTGTGCATAACATGTCCACGTCATCTTTATGAATTCTCGTTTGAACCATCAAAGACGCACGTTGAGTTCAAG AATTGGGAACCTATACTGGCCTTCATAGGAAGTATCATTCTAGCCAACTGGAAGAAAGATACAAGTCTTG AAGTTTTTGATGGGGGTGCTGATCTACTAGCAAAAGGTGATACACAAGACCTTAGACTTCAAGAAG ATTGGCCAGAAGCTTTggaacctacaaaaaaaaagctcaagaGAAGCAATGACCAGGCACGTTGTAGTTTTCTGTCGTCCCCAGCGGCTGAAGTGAAAAGAAATGGTGATTATATGTCTGAGGGAAAGGGTGAATGGTCTGTACAATGTGAATTTGACATGAATATTGAGAATCTCAAAGAGCAAGACACTGTGGCTAAATTTGACTGTCAGACTGATTCTCTTCCGCAGTCATGTAACACAGACTTTCCACAAGTTACTGACCTCCTGGAAACAAGCTTCGTTGCTGGTGTTACATGCAGTAAACAGTCTCTAAAAAGATGTCAGAGTAGCACAACTCGCAATATCGACATTGATCTTAGGAAAGATTCAGACGAATTAAATTTTCAGTTTGGAGGATACAAAGATGAATTGAATGTTAGCAATTTCACTGGAATGCATCTCTTGCGTGGTTGCTCCTCAAGAGGGAGCCTAACCCTTAAGGAGCCCATACGAACTCATGATGAACGGTCTGGATCTGTCATGCCTCTGATACTTAATAGCGACCAAAGTAATTCGCTGATTGGTGTCCTAGAGACCAGAGAGGGTGGTTCTCAAAGTGATATATTTTCTGATACTCTTGAATTTCATGGAATTACCAAGACCCTTGATTGTTCCCTAGGGAGTTCGTGGCAGGATACTGATTGGTTTACTCCTCAACGTTCCTCATTTAGTAGAAGTGTTGGAGAAGATTTTAACATTTCCCCCATCGATACTGCAGAATTTTTTTCTTACGAAGACAAAAATTTCAGGAAAAAGTACCTTTCCTCTGTCAATGTGAGGAACTCTGGTGCTGAGAGTTTCTGTTTGAGTTCTGAGTTGTCTCCAATGTTCCCTACACCTCCTTCTGCGACCAAGTGGAAGTCAGATTATGAGAAAGGTTGTCAAATTCTTGAAGGGAGTTTGAGACTGGAAAGGATGCCTGACCCTGAATATTTGTTCACTGCAGCTAATACCATCAAATTTGATCATGAGGTCATACCGCAGATGGATTGTCGAGAAACCAACACAGATTCTTTCACAGATATTCAGAATTGCAGTCAGTCAGATGAAAAAGTTTGCAAGTCATTGTGGGGGCATGCAGATAATGTGGGTATTGAACAATTTAGTATCAGAAAGGACAAGTTCAGTTATAGGGATTTTAGACAGAATAATGATGATGAACAGAGGTCAAGAAGAAGCCGCTCTGCTCCTCCATTTTATCAggataaaaagaaatttatcaGCTTAAATTGTAGATcagacacaaaatcaaaaaattctGATCCATCAG AACCTGATGATTTGGAGTGTTTGACACAACCTTATAATACATCTCATATGCATCCGAAGCCGATCATCATTGATGATGTGTCGTATGGTCACatacaagaaacagaaaaaagatTGATTTCTGCCTCAGACTTGAAAGCATCTGCTGATTGCAGGACTGTGCACTCAGAGACCCAAAAGGAGGATGGAGACAAAG ACTTCCGCTCGAAGGACTATGTAGTTCGGGATAAATCTACAACGAAATGGGGCCATAACTGTTCAGTCTCTCAGGTTACACAAATTGATAGG GTTGCCAAGGAATCAAATGAGCTTCATGATCAAGATAGTGTACTTGATATATGTGCAGGACTTTTACACCTACGATCCGATGAATTATTGGTTCCTGAATCTATAAACAGGCACTCGCTTCAAGATGCCAAGGTTCTACAACaggttgacaaaaaatatatccCAATTGTTGCTTGTGGAACAGTTGCCATCGTTGATCAG CATGCTGCCGATGAAAGAATTCGTTTGGAAGAGCTGCATAAAAAG GTCTTGGCTGGGGAAGCAAGGACAGTCACCTACTTGAGTGCAGACGAAGAGTTG GTACTGCCAGAAATGGGCTATCAGTTACTCCAGAGTTATTCAGAGCAGATACGAAACTGGGGTTGGATCTGCAACATCAATGTAGAAGGGTCAACGTCCTTCAAGAA GAACATGAGCATCATCCAACGGAAACCAACCCCAATCACACTTAATGCG GTCCCATGCATTCTGGGTGTAAATCTATCAGATGTTGATCTGTTGGAGTTTCTTCAGCAG CTTGCTGATACTGACGGATCATCAACAATTCCTCCATCTGTTCTTCGAATCCTCAACTCCAAAGCCTGTAGAG gTGCAATTATGTTCGGAGATTCTCTGTTACCCTCAGAATGCTCTTTAATCATGGAAGTACTGAAGCAAACCTCGCTTTGTTTCCAG TGTGCTCATGGACGACCAACGACAGTTCCCTTAGTCAATCTCAAGGCATTGCACAGACAAATAGCAAAGCTCGGTTCCAGACAACTGTGGCACGGGTTCCAACGCAGAGAAATTACGCTTGATCGTGCTAAGTCACGCTTAGACAAAGCTAAAAGCTAA
- the LOC104716579 gene encoding DNA mismatch repair protein MLH3-like isoform X2 produces MKTIKPLPEGVRHSMRSGIIMFDMSRVVEELVFNCLDAGATKVSIFVGVVSCSVKAVDDGSGVSRDDLVLLGERYATSKFHDLETASEVFGFRGEALASISDISLLEIRTKAIGRPNGYRKVMKGSKCLHLGIDDDRKVPGTTVTVRDLFYNQPVRRKYMQSSPKKVLESIKKCVFRIALVHSNVSFSVLDIESDEELFQTNPSSPAFSLLMRDAGTEASNSLCKVNVTNGMLNVSGYVSGPGDSFKALQYIYINSRFISKGPIHKLLNNLAASFECTDDWKPTDGLQTGRRNRIQSNLGYILCITCPRHLYEFSFEPSKTHVEFKNWEPILAFIGSIILANWKKDTSLVFDGGADLLAKGDTQDLRLQEDWPEALEPTKKKLKRSNDQARCSFLSSPAAEVKRNGDYMSEGKGEWSVQCEFDMNIENLKEQDTVAKFDCQTDSLPQSCNTDFPQVTDLLETSFVAGVTCSKQSLKRCQSSTTRNIDIDLRKDSDELNFQFGGYKDELNVSNFTGMHLLRGCSSRGSLTLKEPIRTHDERSGSVMPLILNSDQSNSLIGVLETREGGSQSDIFSDTLEFHGITKTLDCSLGSSWQDTDWFTPQRSSFSRSVGEDFNISPIDTAEFFSYEDKNFRKKYLSSVNVRNSGAESFCLSSELSPMFPTPPSATKWKSDYEKGCQILEGSLRLERMPDPEYLFTAANTIKFDHEVIPQMDCRETNTDSFTDIQNCSQSDEKVCKSLWGHADNVGIEQFSIRKDKFSYRDFRQNNDDEQRSRRSRSAPPFYQDKKKFISLNCRSDTKSKNSDPSEPDDLECLTQPYNTSHMHPKPIIIDDVSYGHIQETEKRLISASDLKASADCRTVHSETQKEDGDKDFRSKDYVVRDKSTTKWGHNCSVSQVTQIDRVAKESNELHDQDSVLDICAGLLHLRSDELLVPESINRHSLQDAKVLQQVDKKYIPIVACGTVAIVDQHAADERIRLEELHKKVLAGEARTVTYLSADEELVLPEMGYQLLQSYSEQIRNWGWICNINVEGSTSFKKNMSIIQRKPTPITLNAVPCILGVNLSDVDLLEFLQQLADTDGSSTIPPSVLRILNSKACRGAIMFGDSLLPSECSLIMEVLKQTSLCFQCAHGRPTTVPLVNLKALHRQIAKLGSRQLWHGFQRREITLDRAKSRLDKAKS; encoded by the exons ATGAAGACGATCAAGCCTTTGCCCGAAGGTGTTCGTCACTCCATGCGTTCTGGAATTATCATGTTCGACATGTCGAGGGTCGTGGAGGAACTCGTCTTCAACTGTCTCGATGCTGGTGCGACCAAG GTTTCTATCTTCGTTGGTGTTGTTTCGTGCTCTGTCAAGGCTGTGGATGATG gaTCAGGCGTTTCCAgagatgatttggttttgttgggaGAAAGATATG CTACTTCAAAGTTTCACGATTTGGAGACAGCCAGTGAAGTTTTTGGATTTCGTGGAGAGGCGTTAGCTTCAATATCAGATATCTCGTTACTGGAAATCAGGACAAAAGCTATTGGGAGGCCTAATGGTTATCGAAAGGTTATGAAG GGATCCAAGTGTCTACATCTTGGAATTGATGATGATAGAAAAGTCCCTGGCACGACTG TAACGGTCCGAGATCTGTTTTACAATCAGCCAGTGAGACGAAAATATATGCAATCCAG CCCCAAGAAAGTTTTGGAATCTATCAAAAAGTGTGTGTTCCGGATTGCCCTTGTGCACTCCAATGTTTCCTTTAGTGTTCTTGATATCGAAAG TGATGAAGAGCTTTTCCAAACCAATCCTTCTTCTCCAGCATTTTCATTATTGATGAGAGATGCAGGGACAGAGGCTTCAAACTCGCTTTGTAAAGTAAACGTTACAAATGGCATGCTGAATGTCTCTGGATATGTATCTGGTCCTGGAGATAGTTTCAAG GCCTTGCAGTATATAT ATATCAATTCAAGATTCATAAGCAAAGGTCCCATACATAAGCTGCTGAACAACTTGGCTGCTAGTTTTGAGTGTACGGATGACTGGAAGCCTACAGATGGGTTACAAACAGGAAGACGTAACAGAATTCAATCCAATCTTGGTTACATTTTGTGCATAACATGTCCACGTCATCTTTATGAATTCTCGTTTGAACCATCAAAGACGCACGTTGAGTTCAAG AATTGGGAACCTATACTGGCCTTCATAGGAAGTATCATTCTAGCCAACTGGAAGAAAGATACAAGTCTTG TTTTTGATGGGGGTGCTGATCTACTAGCAAAAGGTGATACACAAGACCTTAGACTTCAAGAAG ATTGGCCAGAAGCTTTggaacctacaaaaaaaaagctcaagaGAAGCAATGACCAGGCACGTTGTAGTTTTCTGTCGTCCCCAGCGGCTGAAGTGAAAAGAAATGGTGATTATATGTCTGAGGGAAAGGGTGAATGGTCTGTACAATGTGAATTTGACATGAATATTGAGAATCTCAAAGAGCAAGACACTGTGGCTAAATTTGACTGTCAGACTGATTCTCTTCCGCAGTCATGTAACACAGACTTTCCACAAGTTACTGACCTCCTGGAAACAAGCTTCGTTGCTGGTGTTACATGCAGTAAACAGTCTCTAAAAAGATGTCAGAGTAGCACAACTCGCAATATCGACATTGATCTTAGGAAAGATTCAGACGAATTAAATTTTCAGTTTGGAGGATACAAAGATGAATTGAATGTTAGCAATTTCACTGGAATGCATCTCTTGCGTGGTTGCTCCTCAAGAGGGAGCCTAACCCTTAAGGAGCCCATACGAACTCATGATGAACGGTCTGGATCTGTCATGCCTCTGATACTTAATAGCGACCAAAGTAATTCGCTGATTGGTGTCCTAGAGACCAGAGAGGGTGGTTCTCAAAGTGATATATTTTCTGATACTCTTGAATTTCATGGAATTACCAAGACCCTTGATTGTTCCCTAGGGAGTTCGTGGCAGGATACTGATTGGTTTACTCCTCAACGTTCCTCATTTAGTAGAAGTGTTGGAGAAGATTTTAACATTTCCCCCATCGATACTGCAGAATTTTTTTCTTACGAAGACAAAAATTTCAGGAAAAAGTACCTTTCCTCTGTCAATGTGAGGAACTCTGGTGCTGAGAGTTTCTGTTTGAGTTCTGAGTTGTCTCCAATGTTCCCTACACCTCCTTCTGCGACCAAGTGGAAGTCAGATTATGAGAAAGGTTGTCAAATTCTTGAAGGGAGTTTGAGACTGGAAAGGATGCCTGACCCTGAATATTTGTTCACTGCAGCTAATACCATCAAATTTGATCATGAGGTCATACCGCAGATGGATTGTCGAGAAACCAACACAGATTCTTTCACAGATATTCAGAATTGCAGTCAGTCAGATGAAAAAGTTTGCAAGTCATTGTGGGGGCATGCAGATAATGTGGGTATTGAACAATTTAGTATCAGAAAGGACAAGTTCAGTTATAGGGATTTTAGACAGAATAATGATGATGAACAGAGGTCAAGAAGAAGCCGCTCTGCTCCTCCATTTTATCAggataaaaagaaatttatcaGCTTAAATTGTAGATcagacacaaaatcaaaaaattctGATCCATCAG AACCTGATGATTTGGAGTGTTTGACACAACCTTATAATACATCTCATATGCATCCGAAGCCGATCATCATTGATGATGTGTCGTATGGTCACatacaagaaacagaaaaaagatTGATTTCTGCCTCAGACTTGAAAGCATCTGCTGATTGCAGGACTGTGCACTCAGAGACCCAAAAGGAGGATGGAGACAAAG ACTTCCGCTCGAAGGACTATGTAGTTCGGGATAAATCTACAACGAAATGGGGCCATAACTGTTCAGTCTCTCAGGTTACACAAATTGATAGG GTTGCCAAGGAATCAAATGAGCTTCATGATCAAGATAGTGTACTTGATATATGTGCAGGACTTTTACACCTACGATCCGATGAATTATTGGTTCCTGAATCTATAAACAGGCACTCGCTTCAAGATGCCAAGGTTCTACAACaggttgacaaaaaatatatccCAATTGTTGCTTGTGGAACAGTTGCCATCGTTGATCAG CATGCTGCCGATGAAAGAATTCGTTTGGAAGAGCTGCATAAAAAG GTCTTGGCTGGGGAAGCAAGGACAGTCACCTACTTGAGTGCAGACGAAGAGTTG GTACTGCCAGAAATGGGCTATCAGTTACTCCAGAGTTATTCAGAGCAGATACGAAACTGGGGTTGGATCTGCAACATCAATGTAGAAGGGTCAACGTCCTTCAAGAA GAACATGAGCATCATCCAACGGAAACCAACCCCAATCACACTTAATGCG GTCCCATGCATTCTGGGTGTAAATCTATCAGATGTTGATCTGTTGGAGTTTCTTCAGCAG CTTGCTGATACTGACGGATCATCAACAATTCCTCCATCTGTTCTTCGAATCCTCAACTCCAAAGCCTGTAGAG gTGCAATTATGTTCGGAGATTCTCTGTTACCCTCAGAATGCTCTTTAATCATGGAAGTACTGAAGCAAACCTCGCTTTGTTTCCAG TGTGCTCATGGACGACCAACGACAGTTCCCTTAGTCAATCTCAAGGCATTGCACAGACAAATAGCAAAGCTCGGTTCCAGACAACTGTGGCACGGGTTCCAACGCAGAGAAATTACGCTTGATCGTGCTAAGTCACGCTTAGACAAAGCTAAAAGCTAA
- the LOC104716579 gene encoding DNA mismatch repair protein MLH3-like isoform X3, which yields MKTIKPLPEGVRHSMRSGIIMFDMSRVVEELVFNCLDAGATKVSIFVGVVSCSVKAVDDGSGVSRDDLVLLGERYATSKFHDLETASEVFGFRGEALASISDISLLEIRTKAIGRPNGYRKVMKGSKCLHLGIDDDRKVPGTTVTVRDLFYNQPVRRKYMQSSPKKVLESIKKCVFRIALVHSNVSFSVLDIESDEELFQTNPSSPAFSLLMRDAGTEASNSLCKVNVTNGMLNVSGYVSGPGDSFKALQYIYINSRFISKGPIHKLLNNLAASFECTDDWKPTDGLQTGRRNRIQSNLGYILCITCPRHLYEFSFEPSKTHVEFKNWEPILAFIGSIILANWKKDTSLEVFDGGADLLAKGDTQDLRLQEDWPEALEPTKKKLKRSNDQARCSFLSSPAAEVKRNGDYMSEGKGEWSVQCEFDMNIENLKEQDTVAKFDCQTDSLPQSCNTDFPQVTDLLETSFVAGVTCSKQSLKRCQSSTTRNIDIDLRKDSDELNFQFGGYKDELNVSNFTGMHLLRGCSSRGSLTLKEPIRTHDERSGSVMPLILNSDQSNSLIGVLETREGGSQSDIFSDTLEFHGITKTLDCSLGSSWQDTDWFTPQRSSFSRSVGEDFNISPIDTAEFFSYEDKNFRKKYLSSVNVRNSGAESFCLSSELSPMFPTPPSATKWKSDYEKGCQILEGSLRLERMPDPEYLFTAANTIKFDHEVIPQMDCRETNTDSFTDIQNCSQSDEKVCKSLWGHADNVGIEQFSIRKDKFSYRDFRQNNDDEQRSRRSRSAPPFYQDKKKFISLNCRSDTKSKNSDPSEPDDLECLTQPYNTSHMHPKPIIIDDVSYGHIQETEKRLISASDLKASADCRTVHSETQKEDGDKDFRSKDYVVRDKSTTKWGHNCSVSQVAKESNELHDQDSVLDICAGLLHLRSDELLVPESINRHSLQDAKVLQQVDKKYIPIVACGTVAIVDQHAADERIRLEELHKKVLAGEARTVTYLSADEELVLPEMGYQLLQSYSEQIRNWGWICNINVEGSTSFKKNMSIIQRKPTPITLNAVPCILGVNLSDVDLLEFLQQLADTDGSSTIPPSVLRILNSKACRGAIMFGDSLLPSECSLIMEVLKQTSLCFQCAHGRPTTVPLVNLKALHRQIAKLGSRQLWHGFQRREITLDRAKSRLDKAKS from the exons ATGAAGACGATCAAGCCTTTGCCCGAAGGTGTTCGTCACTCCATGCGTTCTGGAATTATCATGTTCGACATGTCGAGGGTCGTGGAGGAACTCGTCTTCAACTGTCTCGATGCTGGTGCGACCAAG GTTTCTATCTTCGTTGGTGTTGTTTCGTGCTCTGTCAAGGCTGTGGATGATG gaTCAGGCGTTTCCAgagatgatttggttttgttgggaGAAAGATATG CTACTTCAAAGTTTCACGATTTGGAGACAGCCAGTGAAGTTTTTGGATTTCGTGGAGAGGCGTTAGCTTCAATATCAGATATCTCGTTACTGGAAATCAGGACAAAAGCTATTGGGAGGCCTAATGGTTATCGAAAGGTTATGAAG GGATCCAAGTGTCTACATCTTGGAATTGATGATGATAGAAAAGTCCCTGGCACGACTG TAACGGTCCGAGATCTGTTTTACAATCAGCCAGTGAGACGAAAATATATGCAATCCAG CCCCAAGAAAGTTTTGGAATCTATCAAAAAGTGTGTGTTCCGGATTGCCCTTGTGCACTCCAATGTTTCCTTTAGTGTTCTTGATATCGAAAG TGATGAAGAGCTTTTCCAAACCAATCCTTCTTCTCCAGCATTTTCATTATTGATGAGAGATGCAGGGACAGAGGCTTCAAACTCGCTTTGTAAAGTAAACGTTACAAATGGCATGCTGAATGTCTCTGGATATGTATCTGGTCCTGGAGATAGTTTCAAG GCCTTGCAGTATATAT ATATCAATTCAAGATTCATAAGCAAAGGTCCCATACATAAGCTGCTGAACAACTTGGCTGCTAGTTTTGAGTGTACGGATGACTGGAAGCCTACAGATGGGTTACAAACAGGAAGACGTAACAGAATTCAATCCAATCTTGGTTACATTTTGTGCATAACATGTCCACGTCATCTTTATGAATTCTCGTTTGAACCATCAAAGACGCACGTTGAGTTCAAG AATTGGGAACCTATACTGGCCTTCATAGGAAGTATCATTCTAGCCAACTGGAAGAAAGATACAAGTCTTG AAGTTTTTGATGGGGGTGCTGATCTACTAGCAAAAGGTGATACACAAGACCTTAGACTTCAAGAAG ATTGGCCAGAAGCTTTggaacctacaaaaaaaaagctcaagaGAAGCAATGACCAGGCACGTTGTAGTTTTCTGTCGTCCCCAGCGGCTGAAGTGAAAAGAAATGGTGATTATATGTCTGAGGGAAAGGGTGAATGGTCTGTACAATGTGAATTTGACATGAATATTGAGAATCTCAAAGAGCAAGACACTGTGGCTAAATTTGACTGTCAGACTGATTCTCTTCCGCAGTCATGTAACACAGACTTTCCACAAGTTACTGACCTCCTGGAAACAAGCTTCGTTGCTGGTGTTACATGCAGTAAACAGTCTCTAAAAAGATGTCAGAGTAGCACAACTCGCAATATCGACATTGATCTTAGGAAAGATTCAGACGAATTAAATTTTCAGTTTGGAGGATACAAAGATGAATTGAATGTTAGCAATTTCACTGGAATGCATCTCTTGCGTGGTTGCTCCTCAAGAGGGAGCCTAACCCTTAAGGAGCCCATACGAACTCATGATGAACGGTCTGGATCTGTCATGCCTCTGATACTTAATAGCGACCAAAGTAATTCGCTGATTGGTGTCCTAGAGACCAGAGAGGGTGGTTCTCAAAGTGATATATTTTCTGATACTCTTGAATTTCATGGAATTACCAAGACCCTTGATTGTTCCCTAGGGAGTTCGTGGCAGGATACTGATTGGTTTACTCCTCAACGTTCCTCATTTAGTAGAAGTGTTGGAGAAGATTTTAACATTTCCCCCATCGATACTGCAGAATTTTTTTCTTACGAAGACAAAAATTTCAGGAAAAAGTACCTTTCCTCTGTCAATGTGAGGAACTCTGGTGCTGAGAGTTTCTGTTTGAGTTCTGAGTTGTCTCCAATGTTCCCTACACCTCCTTCTGCGACCAAGTGGAAGTCAGATTATGAGAAAGGTTGTCAAATTCTTGAAGGGAGTTTGAGACTGGAAAGGATGCCTGACCCTGAATATTTGTTCACTGCAGCTAATACCATCAAATTTGATCATGAGGTCATACCGCAGATGGATTGTCGAGAAACCAACACAGATTCTTTCACAGATATTCAGAATTGCAGTCAGTCAGATGAAAAAGTTTGCAAGTCATTGTGGGGGCATGCAGATAATGTGGGTATTGAACAATTTAGTATCAGAAAGGACAAGTTCAGTTATAGGGATTTTAGACAGAATAATGATGATGAACAGAGGTCAAGAAGAAGCCGCTCTGCTCCTCCATTTTATCAggataaaaagaaatttatcaGCTTAAATTGTAGATcagacacaaaatcaaaaaattctGATCCATCAG AACCTGATGATTTGGAGTGTTTGACACAACCTTATAATACATCTCATATGCATCCGAAGCCGATCATCATTGATGATGTGTCGTATGGTCACatacaagaaacagaaaaaagatTGATTTCTGCCTCAGACTTGAAAGCATCTGCTGATTGCAGGACTGTGCACTCAGAGACCCAAAAGGAGGATGGAGACAAAG ACTTCCGCTCGAAGGACTATGTAGTTCGGGATAAATCTACAACGAAATGGGGCCATAACTGTTCAGTCTCTCAG GTTGCCAAGGAATCAAATGAGCTTCATGATCAAGATAGTGTACTTGATATATGTGCAGGACTTTTACACCTACGATCCGATGAATTATTGGTTCCTGAATCTATAAACAGGCACTCGCTTCAAGATGCCAAGGTTCTACAACaggttgacaaaaaatatatccCAATTGTTGCTTGTGGAACAGTTGCCATCGTTGATCAG CATGCTGCCGATGAAAGAATTCGTTTGGAAGAGCTGCATAAAAAG GTCTTGGCTGGGGAAGCAAGGACAGTCACCTACTTGAGTGCAGACGAAGAGTTG GTACTGCCAGAAATGGGCTATCAGTTACTCCAGAGTTATTCAGAGCAGATACGAAACTGGGGTTGGATCTGCAACATCAATGTAGAAGGGTCAACGTCCTTCAAGAA GAACATGAGCATCATCCAACGGAAACCAACCCCAATCACACTTAATGCG GTCCCATGCATTCTGGGTGTAAATCTATCAGATGTTGATCTGTTGGAGTTTCTTCAGCAG CTTGCTGATACTGACGGATCATCAACAATTCCTCCATCTGTTCTTCGAATCCTCAACTCCAAAGCCTGTAGAG gTGCAATTATGTTCGGAGATTCTCTGTTACCCTCAGAATGCTCTTTAATCATGGAAGTACTGAAGCAAACCTCGCTTTGTTTCCAG TGTGCTCATGGACGACCAACGACAGTTCCCTTAGTCAATCTCAAGGCATTGCACAGACAAATAGCAAAGCTCGGTTCCAGACAACTGTGGCACGGGTTCCAACGCAGAGAAATTACGCTTGATCGTGCTAAGTCACGCTTAGACAAAGCTAAAAGCTAA